One part of the Candidatus Bathyarchaeota archaeon genome encodes these proteins:
- a CDS encoding PrsW family intramembrane metalloprotease translates to MENPPQPPPQCVIPIHKPSLREYAFFFITGIVVSIPFAAFFESIYPFSMALLIVVVAPFIEELAKVYPLFYRHGETERSIVTLGLLIGLGFGIAELVEYTIIGGVPFYIRIPGVIFHASSATITAYGIAKKNPLPYYLIAVSLHVINNFFALTTDLLALLVQLLVLIVVYWLAWRFYHKARPDVMVT, encoded by the coding sequence ATGGAGAATCCCCCTCAACCGCCGCCTCAATGCGTAATACCCATCCATAAACCCAGCCTACGAGAATACGCCTTCTTCTTTATAACAGGCATCGTAGTCAGCATCCCCTTCGCCGCCTTCTTCGAAAGCATCTACCCCTTCTCGATGGCGCTGCTGATTGTGGTGGTGGCGCCCTTCATCGAGGAACTCGCCAAGGTTTACCCCCTCTTCTACCGCCACGGAGAAACCGAACGCTCCATCGTCACGTTGGGGCTGCTAATCGGCCTGGGCTTTGGCATAGCTGAACTCGTCGAGTACACCATCATCGGCGGAGTCCCCTTCTACATCCGCATCCCCGGAGTGATCTTCCATGCCTCCAGCGCAACCATAACTGCCTACGGCATCGCCAAAAAGAACCCGCTGCCCTACTACCTCATAGCGGTGTCGCTGCATGTAATCAACAACTTCTTCGCGCTAACAACCGACCTGCTTGCGTTGCTGGTGCAGCTTTTGGTGCTCATCGTCGTGTACTGGCTAGCCTGGCGCTTCTATCATAAGGCCAGACCCGACGTAATGGTGACTTAA
- a CDS encoding nicotinamide-nucleotide adenylyltransferase: MVTRGLYVGRFQPFHIGHQDAIKYAMERVDELVVVIGSAQYSHTHHDPFTAGERLIMVRRALEEAGVENGKLWIVPVPDVHLHMLWVSAVEGYTPKFDVLFSNEPLTRRLFTEAGYPVREIPYFDRKLYMSTLVREKMVKNDEGWKQLVPRSVAEFILEIDGVNRVKDLAQTDRAC, encoded by the coding sequence TTGGTTACTCGCGGTCTCTACGTCGGCAGATTCCAGCCCTTCCACATTGGACACCAAGACGCCATCAAATACGCCATGGAGAGGGTTGATGAATTAGTAGTTGTCATCGGCAGCGCCCAGTACAGCCACACCCACCATGACCCCTTCACAGCGGGGGAACGGTTGATTATGGTTCGCCGTGCACTTGAGGAGGCAGGCGTAGAAAACGGCAAACTCTGGATTGTACCGGTGCCCGATGTGCATCTGCATATGCTCTGGGTTAGCGCCGTGGAAGGCTACACGCCCAAGTTTGACGTGTTATTCTCTAATGAGCCCTTGACGCGCAGGCTTTTCACGGAGGCAGGTTACCCCGTGCGTGAAATCCCCTATTTTGACCGCAAACTCTACATGTCCACGCTTGTGCGGGAAAAAATGGTTAAAAACGATGAGGGCTGGAAGCAGCTTGTTCCCCGAAGCGTCGCCGAGTTTATTTTGGAAATCGACGGCGTGAACAGGGTTAAGGATTTAGCTCAGACCGACCGGGCCTGTTAA
- a CDS encoding methylated-DNA--[protein]-cysteine S-methyltransferase, with the protein MIEIYSQNLGGVHFAVALSGGETVACAFSSHQPVALNSILINLPFNLPFQVFHTPTPHAQTLLCGLQSLYEGKDTDVDFCLSTADMPLYTQKVLHATMAIPVGYVTSYGAIAVAVGGGARAVGNAMACNRYPIVVPCHRVVKSDLGLGGYGAGGVGVKLEFLRRERRGYREPKEVAVDGGCLRVFPVEDVLAKYI; encoded by the coding sequence TTGATCGAGATTTATAGCCAAAACCTCGGAGGCGTCCACTTCGCAGTTGCCCTAAGCGGAGGCGAAACTGTTGCCTGCGCCTTCAGCAGCCACCAACCAGTAGCCCTAAACAGCATCTTAATCAACTTGCCCTTCAACCTGCCCTTCCAAGTTTTCCATACACCCACCCCACACGCGCAGACGCTGCTATGCGGCCTCCAAAGCCTCTACGAGGGCAAAGACACTGACGTTGATTTTTGCTTATCAACCGCGGATATGCCCCTCTACACCCAGAAGGTGCTCCATGCCACAATGGCGATACCGGTGGGCTACGTTACCAGCTACGGGGCAATCGCTGTGGCGGTAGGTGGAGGCGCCCGTGCTGTGGGCAACGCCATGGCCTGCAACCGCTACCCCATCGTGGTGCCCTGCCACCGCGTGGTCAAGTCTGATTTGGGATTGGGCGGCTATGGCGCTGGCGGAGTTGGGGTGAAGCTGGAGTTTCTGAGGCGAGAACGGCGAGGGTACAGGGAGCCCAAAGAGGTCGCTGTGGATGGCGGCTGCCTCAGGGTTTTCCCCGTTGAGGATGTCTTGGCAAAGTACATTTGA
- the psmB gene encoding archaeal proteasome endopeptidase complex subunit beta: MPGATTVGVIFKGGVLLAAEKRVTYGYFIMSRGGKKVFKVTDRIGVACAGLVGDMQILAREMEAQAKLYSMDVGRPISVHSSAKLLANVLFNRRYAPLITQTIVGGLDEDGPSIYVLDVLGSLIPDKYAAVGSGTEIAIGVIEEGYKEDLTLEEAKALVKRAVKSAITRDATSGDGVDFLVITKDGVAEESAKF, from the coding sequence ATGCCGGGCGCCACCACCGTCGGCGTCATCTTCAAAGGCGGTGTGCTTCTCGCCGCAGAGAAACGCGTCACCTACGGCTACTTCATAATGAGCCGAGGCGGCAAAAAAGTTTTCAAAGTTACAGATCGAATCGGCGTTGCCTGCGCAGGCCTCGTCGGAGACATGCAGATCCTTGCAAGAGAAATGGAGGCGCAAGCCAAACTCTACAGCATGGACGTAGGCAGACCCATAAGTGTACACTCATCCGCGAAGTTGCTGGCTAACGTGCTCTTTAACCGTCGCTACGCGCCACTCATCACCCAAACCATCGTGGGCGGATTAGACGAGGACGGCCCATCAATCTATGTTCTTGACGTTTTAGGCTCCCTTATCCCCGACAAATACGCGGCGGTCGGCTCAGGCACAGAAATCGCCATCGGAGTCATCGAGGAAGGCTACAAAGAAGACCTTACCCTCGAGGAAGCCAAAGCCCTCGTTAAACGCGCGGTTAAATCAGCCATCACCCGCGACGCGACAAGCGGCGACGGCGTTGACTTTTTGGTCATCACCAAAGACGGCGTCGCTGAAGAATCCGCAAAATTCTAA
- a CDS encoding TIGR00296 family protein — protein MTFELSQQEGEFLIKLARGTVNAYLENGAATQPPKGTPKKLFERCGVFVTINTQQADEKMLRGCIGYPYPTSPLVNAVIDSAINAATEDPRFEPLSIEELERVVFEVSVLTPPEKVETSNPKEYISKIKVGEDGLIIERGYSKGLLLPQVPIEWGWCEEEFLCQCCMKAGLPPDSWLTRDAKIYKFHAIIFEEQTPNGKIERLNLKP, from the coding sequence ATGACGTTTGAACTGAGTCAGCAGGAAGGAGAATTCCTCATAAAACTCGCCCGAGGTACCGTGAATGCTTACCTTGAAAACGGCGCCGCAACCCAGCCGCCCAAGGGCACCCCCAAAAAGCTCTTTGAGCGATGCGGCGTCTTTGTCACCATCAACACGCAGCAGGCAGATGAGAAGATGCTGCGGGGCTGCATCGGCTACCCCTACCCCACCAGTCCCCTGGTGAATGCAGTTATAGACTCCGCTATAAACGCCGCAACCGAGGACCCCCGCTTTGAACCTCTATCAATAGAGGAACTTGAAAGGGTTGTTTTTGAGGTCAGCGTGCTAACGCCGCCTGAAAAAGTCGAAACCAGCAACCCTAAAGAGTACATTTCCAAAATCAAAGTCGGCGAAGACGGCTTAATCATCGAACGCGGCTACAGTAAGGGACTACTGCTGCCCCAAGTGCCCATCGAGTGGGGCTGGTGCGAAGAAGAATTCCTCTGCCAATGCTGCATGAAAGCAGGCTTACCCCCCGACAGCTGGCTAACCCGCGACGCCAAAATCTACAAGTTCCACGCCATAATCTTCGAGGAACAAACCCCAAACGGCAAAATAGAACGCCTAAATTTAAAGCCCTAA
- the nadC gene encoding carboxylating nicotinate-nucleotide diphosphorylase, giving the protein MFVPRRIVEEKLLSLLADDVGQGDVTAAAIIPADAAAQAEVVAKADGVAAGITEAIILAEALGLKAEAKVLDGAEIKNKQVLIKLRGNAQTVLAAERTMLNLLSRMSGIATQTRSLTQKLTKARAKARIAATRKSAPGLLYFDKKAVALGGGDPHRLHLDDMLLIKDNHLAIVGGVEKAVACAKAAASFSKKIEVEVATAEDALVAAGAGADIVMLDNFTPQQAHEAGVKLRQAGFAHVLLEVSGNITAENLLDYAAAEVDIISMGALTHSVKALDISLEIVKK; this is encoded by the coding sequence ATGTTTGTTCCCAGACGGATTGTAGAGGAAAAGCTTCTATCCCTCCTCGCCGACGACGTGGGGCAGGGAGATGTGACTGCAGCCGCAATAATCCCCGCAGACGCAGCGGCGCAGGCGGAGGTCGTAGCCAAAGCCGACGGCGTCGCAGCAGGCATCACAGAAGCCATTATCCTCGCCGAGGCATTAGGGCTAAAGGCAGAAGCCAAAGTTTTGGATGGCGCCGAAATCAAAAACAAGCAAGTCCTCATCAAACTCAGAGGCAACGCCCAAACCGTCCTCGCCGCGGAACGCACCATGCTTAATCTGCTCTCGCGGATGAGCGGCATCGCAACCCAAACCCGCAGCCTAACCCAAAAACTCACAAAAGCCCGTGCTAAAGCCAGAATCGCCGCCACACGCAAATCGGCGCCTGGGCTGCTCTACTTTGACAAGAAAGCCGTGGCGCTGGGCGGAGGCGACCCGCATCGGCTGCACCTCGACGATATGCTACTCATCAAGGACAACCACCTGGCAATCGTGGGAGGCGTAGAGAAGGCAGTTGCATGCGCCAAGGCAGCTGCGTCTTTTTCCAAGAAAATCGAGGTTGAAGTCGCCACTGCCGAGGATGCACTTGTAGCGGCTGGGGCAGGAGCAGACATCGTGATGCTCGACAACTTTACGCCGCAGCAGGCGCATGAGGCAGGCGTGAAGCTTCGACAGGCGGGATTTGCCCATGTGCTTTTGGAGGTCAGCGGCAACATAACCGCCGAGAACCTGCTTGATTACGCAGCGGCAGAGGTGGACATCATCAGCATGGGCGCGTTAACGCATAGCGTCAAAGCGTTGGATATAAGCCTGGAAATTGTGAAAAAATAG
- a CDS encoding stage II sporulation protein M, whose protein sequence is MNYPQFWIKASLRQRRIYSILFVLVLAVLATLIGLMVPMSPTQAKMISDQLNQTLTQGNEQGTLVQDIFLNNFPLCLLMFVPLAGFGIGMFILFSTGQAFRAVFEIQAASGATTATPEISAATAFLALALIGAVFLLEYVSYSIGMAESIWLFRRIMQGEKRLMGELKYLAIFIGIVALLLIIGAVVETYTLSIGA, encoded by the coding sequence ATGAATTATCCGCAGTTCTGGATTAAGGCTTCGCTTCGACAAAGAAGAATCTACTCAATCCTCTTCGTTTTGGTACTTGCCGTCTTAGCCACATTAATCGGTCTTATGGTGCCCATGAGCCCAACGCAGGCAAAAATGATAAGTGACCAGCTAAACCAAACCCTCACGCAGGGCAATGAACAGGGAACCCTCGTCCAAGATATCTTCCTCAACAACTTCCCACTTTGCCTGCTCATGTTTGTGCCGCTTGCAGGATTCGGCATAGGCATGTTCATACTCTTCAGCACGGGACAGGCGTTTCGGGCAGTGTTTGAAATCCAAGCCGCCAGCGGAGCAACCACAGCCACCCCTGAGATTTCTGCGGCGACGGCGTTTCTGGCTTTGGCGCTAATTGGCGCGGTTTTCCTGCTTGAATACGTGTCTTACTCGATTGGGATGGCGGAGAGCATCTGGCTGTTTAGGAGGATAATGCAGGGTGAGAAACGCTTGATGGGGGAACTCAAGTACCTTGCCATATTCATCGGTATCGTCGCGTTGCTGCTGATAATCGGCGCCGTGGTGGAGACCTACACGCTTTCTATAGGGGCCTAA